From the genome of Colletotrichum destructivum chromosome 10, complete sequence, one region includes:
- a CDS encoding Putative D-isomer specific 2-hydroxyacid dehydrogenase, NAD-binding domain-containing protein: MQNVSSASFKATCQPTRPSPRSGSKPVVLRLGEDIQFNHNYYNDVFAQRFDVVANKDRGRPPYIKALENKKQDEFRPHFQTGGEMGHFASAGPGTPTRSQQVARTYDPDEYLVMHLLLSTISWNPRGHVLGIIGLSHVSKKLAYKALTALGMEIHYHEVVRSAPEVEEELQATLHLTLHALMGASDCVTFRTPNIPTLVNAEAFATINTRVRLENTAQGQAINQEALIAALSSVKLSAAALDVHYHESRVSRTLAVI, translated from the exons ATGCAAAACGTGTCATCAGCCAGTTTCAAAGCGACATGTCAACCTACAAGACCATCCCCAAGGTCCGGAAGCAAACCCGTCGTTCTCCGTCTTGGCGAGGACATCCAGTTCAACCACAACTACTATAACGATGTCTTCGCGCAACGCTTCGACGTCGTAGCCAACAAGGATCGTGGTCGACCACCCTACATCAAGGCCCTTGAAAATAAGAAACAGGATGAATTCCGCCCACACTTCCAAACGGGCGGCGAGATGGGCCA cttcgcctcggccggaCCCGGTACCCCAACG CGCTCACAGCAGGTCGCGCGTACGTACGACCCGGACGAGTATCTCGTGATGCACCTGCTCCTCAGCACCATTTCGTGGAATCCGCGCGGTCACgtcctcggcatcatcggACTGAGCCATGTCAGCAAGAAGCTGGCGTACAAGGCTCTCACGGCATTGGGGATGGAGATCCATTATCACGAAGTCGTACGGTCAGCGCCCGAGGTTGAAGAGGAGTTGCAGGCGACGCTCCACCTGACGTTGCACGCGCTGATGGGGGCGTCGGACTGCGTGACGTTTCGCACGCCGAACATCCCAACCTTGGTCAATGCAGAGGCGTTTGCGACAATTAACACTAGGGTGCGGCTTGAAAACACCGCGCAAGGGCAGGCTATCAATCAAGAGGCTCTGATTGCGGCGTTGTCGAGCGTTAAGCTCTCTGCTGCAGCCCTAGATGTGCATTATCACGAGTCTCGGGTGTCTAGAACCCTGGCTGTTATTTAA
- a CDS encoding Putative peptidase M20, xaa-Arg dipeptidase, bacterial exopeptidase dimerization: protein MGIQYLSRALVVVLGASSIAASSLLPRQSNGTSGATSPYLDAVSEYIDSIVDDLWPINKEIHDNPELGYEEVKAHDLLTSFMESHEGWNVTKSIYNISTAFVAVFEGSGDGPVVSFNAEYDALPGLGHACGHNLIATASIGGALATAEIMRAQNLPGKVILFGTPAEESLGGKVKLLEAGAFRDHNIDISLITHPTAGGDSPYMITTSTDRFEVEYYGKEAHAAAQPWEGVNAQDALILANNAIALLRQQTRSTDKIHGIITSAGTRINIIPALAQASFQIRSADDEALEEWTERVMKCFDAGALATGAELNVTMRPYGYSNMVSNDVLASSYTRYFTELGGELPDADVDKLRDPSGSTDQGNISHDFPTISPYFAITNENGSVPSGGTHTAAFEVAAGSRPAFEKAIMVAKSIAGVAVDVLTVDGMLEQIKEEFEATQSKRRKRRFVH from the exons ATGGGAATCCAATATCTTTCCAGagcgctcgtcgtcgttctaGGCGCGAGCTCAATAGCAGCGTCTTCCCTACTCCCCCGCCAGAGCAATGGAACCAGCGGCGCCACCAGCCCATACTTGGACGCTGTGTCAGAGTACATCGactccatcgtcgacgacctgtGGCCCATCAACAAAGAAATTCATGACAACCCGGAACTCGGATATGAGGAGGTCAAGGCTCACGATCTCCTCACTTCCTTCATGGAGTCTCACGAGGGATGGAACGTGACTAAGTCCATCTACAACATCAGCACTGCGTTCGTAGCCGTGTTTGAGGGCAGCGGCGATGGGCCTGTCGTGTCCTTCAACGCCGAGTATG ATGCTTTACCAGGACTTGGACATGCTTGTGGCCACAACCTCATCGCCACGGCTTCCATTGGAGGAGCTCTCGCCACCGCGGAGATCATGCGTGCCCAGAACCTTCCAGGCAAAGTCATTTTGTTCGGCACTCCTGCTGAAGAGA GTCTTGGTGGCAAGGTCAAGTTGCTCGAAGCGGGCGCCTTCAGAGACCACAACATCGACATCTCCCTCATCACCCACCCCACAGCGGGAGGGGACTCGCCCTACATGATCACCACCTCCACGGACCGCTTCGAAGTGGAATACTACGGCAAAGAGGCCCACGCCGCGGCCCAACCCTGGGAGGGCGTCAACGCCCAAGACGCACTCATTCTTGCCAACAATgccatcgccctcctccgccagcagaCCCGGTCCACGGACAAGATCCACGGCATCATCACCTCGGCCGGCACGCGCATCAACATCATCCCCGCGTTGGCCCAGGCCTCGTTCCAGATCCgctccgccgacgacgaggcgctcgaggagtGGACGGAGCGCGTCATGAAGTgcttcgacgccggcgcgctGGCCACGGGCGCCGAGCTGAACGTCACCATGCGCCCGTACGGGTACTCCAACATGGTCTCCAACGACGTGCTCGCTTCTTCGTACACGAGGTACTTTACTGAGCTGGGGGGCGAGCTCCccgatgccgacgtcgacaagctGCGCGACCCAAGCGGTAGCACCGACCAGGGCAACATCAGCCACGACTTCCCGACCATCAGCCCGTACTTTGCCATCACCAACGAGAACGGCAGCGTTCCGTCCGGGGGAACCCACACTGCCGCTTTCGAGGTTGCGGCGGGCAGCCGTCCAGCCTTCGAAAAGGCTATCATGGTCGCCAAGAGCATCGCTggcgttgccgtcgacgtgTTAACGGTTGACGGCATGCTTGAACAGATCAAGGAAGAGTTTGAGGCCACGCAAAGCAAGCGAAGAAAGCGCCGCTTCGTTCACTGA